One part of the Azospirillum sp. B510 genome encodes these proteins:
- a CDS encoding DNA translocase FtsK, producing the protein MARPAGPPSARPRPSLGRTAPGPRKGGPRDTANEAGKDRIRPGRGRQEKPPFFSPAMRAFVVARAREAMGFALGLFGLLLMVLLGSYDPHDASLNSIPATPGGARNLFGTPGAYAADLLIQSLGWSAFVIALVPMFWGWRLGAQRKLGNPLFRTVLALWGVFLVSMALAGLTDASTDPLAPLPGGSIGQVLLRGVGNLFGAEPMVATAAAVGGGLVLFLAAGLSIGEWIASFRALGRGMVNGVHLVRRGFGSGVDALRRHGRNAAQAASVAVDESLRGGDPSKRNRPRFDEAVQVTPLPPAGLDAGPVPLSAVPAAAAPAAADRPVRAVPIVAPPKSAAAEREAAKTGPRQTRLPLGEGEGPAGYELPPLDLLQMPPTGIRGEQLDEAALQRNAGQLEGVLGDFGVRGEIQKVHPGPVVTLYELEPAPGTKSSRVIGLADDIARSMSAVSVRVAVVPGRNVIGVELPNAKRETVLLRELMAAEGFDKHGGKLALALGKDIGGQPVVADLARFPHLLVAGTTGSGKSVAINTMILSLLYRLPPERCRFIMIDPKMLELSVYEGIPHLLTPVVTDPKKAVVALKWTVREMEDRYRNMSKLGVRNIEGYNARLREAREGGESLTRRVQTGFDPDTGKPLFEEQPLDLTELPYIVVIVDEMADLMLVAGKDIEAAIQRLAQMARAAGIHLIMATQRPSVDVITGTIKANFPTRISFQVTSKIDSRTILGEQGAEQLLGQGDMLYMAGGGRITRVHGPFVSDHEVEQIVRFLKAQGEPNYVDAILEDEEGEESFEDGGLPGTGGGSGDDLYDKAVAVVCRERKASTSFIQRQLRIGYNSAARLIERMETEGVVSKPNHSGKREVLARNIDE; encoded by the coding sequence ATGGCCCGACCCGCCGGCCCCCCCTCCGCGCGACCCCGGCCCAGCCTGGGACGGACCGCCCCCGGCCCGCGCAAGGGGGGCCCCCGCGACACCGCCAATGAAGCGGGCAAGGACCGCATCCGGCCGGGCCGCGGCCGGCAGGAGAAGCCGCCCTTCTTCTCCCCGGCGATGCGCGCCTTCGTCGTCGCCCGCGCCCGCGAGGCGATGGGATTCGCGCTGGGGCTGTTCGGCCTGCTGCTGATGGTGCTGCTCGGCAGCTACGACCCGCATGACGCCTCGCTGAACTCGATTCCCGCCACCCCGGGGGGGGCGCGCAACCTGTTCGGCACGCCCGGCGCCTATGCCGCCGATCTGCTGATCCAGTCGCTGGGCTGGTCCGCCTTCGTCATCGCCCTGGTGCCGATGTTCTGGGGCTGGCGGCTGGGGGCGCAGCGCAAACTGGGCAACCCGCTGTTCCGCACCGTGCTGGCGCTGTGGGGCGTGTTCCTGGTGTCGATGGCGCTGGCCGGGCTGACCGACGCCTCCACCGATCCGCTGGCTCCGCTGCCCGGCGGCAGCATCGGCCAAGTGCTGCTGCGCGGCGTCGGCAACCTGTTCGGGGCCGAACCGATGGTGGCGACCGCCGCCGCGGTCGGCGGCGGGCTGGTGCTGTTCCTGGCCGCCGGCCTGTCCATCGGCGAATGGATCGCCAGCTTCCGCGCGCTCGGCCGCGGCATGGTGAACGGTGTCCATCTTGTCCGCCGCGGTTTCGGCAGCGGCGTCGATGCCCTGCGCCGCCATGGCCGCAACGCCGCGCAGGCGGCCTCGGTCGCGGTGGACGAGTCGCTGCGCGGCGGCGATCCGTCGAAACGCAACCGCCCGCGCTTCGACGAGGCCGTACAGGTGACCCCGCTTCCCCCGGCCGGCCTCGACGCCGGTCCGGTTCCCCTGTCCGCCGTGCCGGCTGCGGCCGCACCGGCCGCGGCCGACAGGCCGGTGCGCGCCGTCCCCATCGTCGCTCCGCCCAAATCCGCGGCGGCGGAGCGCGAGGCCGCGAAGACCGGCCCGCGCCAGACCCGCCTGCCACTGGGCGAGGGGGAGGGGCCGGCGGGCTATGAACTGCCGCCGCTCGACCTGCTTCAGATGCCGCCCACCGGCATCCGCGGCGAACAGCTGGACGAGGCGGCGCTCCAGCGCAACGCCGGCCAGCTGGAGGGTGTGCTGGGGGATTTCGGCGTGCGCGGGGAGATCCAGAAGGTCCATCCCGGCCCGGTCGTCACCCTGTACGAGCTGGAGCCGGCCCCCGGCACCAAATCCTCGCGCGTCATCGGTCTCGCCGACGACATCGCCCGCTCGATGAGCGCGGTGTCGGTCCGCGTCGCCGTGGTGCCCGGCCGCAACGTCATCGGCGTCGAGCTGCCCAACGCCAAGCGCGAGACCGTGCTGCTGCGCGAGCTGATGGCGGCGGAAGGCTTCGACAAGCATGGCGGCAAGCTGGCGCTGGCGCTGGGCAAGGACATCGGCGGCCAGCCGGTGGTCGCCGACCTCGCCCGCTTCCCCCATCTGCTGGTCGCCGGCACCACCGGGTCGGGCAAGTCGGTAGCGATCAACACGATGATCCTGTCGTTGCTCTACCGGCTGCCGCCGGAGCGCTGCCGCTTCATCATGATCGACCCCAAGATGCTGGAGCTGTCGGTCTATGAGGGCATTCCCCATCTGCTGACGCCGGTGGTCACCGACCCGAAAAAGGCGGTGGTCGCGCTGAAATGGACGGTGCGGGAGATGGAGGACCGCTACCGCAACATGTCCAAGCTGGGCGTGCGCAACATCGAAGGCTACAACGCCCGCCTGCGCGAGGCGCGTGAGGGCGGCGAGTCTCTGACCCGCCGCGTCCAGACCGGCTTCGACCCCGATACCGGCAAGCCGCTGTTCGAGGAGCAGCCGCTCGACCTGACCGAGCTGCCCTACATCGTCGTCATCGTCGACGAGATGGCCGACCTGATGCTGGTCGCCGGCAAGGACATCGAGGCGGCGATCCAGCGTCTGGCGCAGATGGCGCGCGCCGCCGGCATCCATCTGATCATGGCGACCCAGCGCCCGTCGGTCGACGTCATCACCGGCACCATCAAGGCCAACTTCCCGACCCGCATCAGCTTCCAGGTCACCAGCAAGATCGACAGCCGCACCATCCTGGGCGAGCAGGGCGCCGAGCAGCTGCTGGGCCAGGGCGACATGCTCTATATGGCCGGCGGCGGCCGCATCACCCGTGTCCATGGCCCCTTCGTCTCCGACCACGAGGTCGAGCAGATCGTCAGGTTCCTCAAGGCGCAGGGCGAGCCCAACTATGTCGACGCCATCCTGGAGGATGAGGAGGGCGAGGAGTCCTTCGAGGACGGCGGCCTGCCCGGCACCGGCGGCGGCTCCGGCGACGACCTCTACGACAAGGCGGTCGCGGTGGTCTGCCGCGAGCGCAAGGCCTCGACCAGCTTCATCCAGCGCCAGCTTCGCATCGGCTACAACTCCGCCGCCCGGCTGATCGAGCGGATGGAGACCGAGGGGGTGGTCAGCAAGC